The nucleotide sequence CATGCACTCGAAGTAGGCGACCTCCGGCTGGTAGCCCGCCTTGACCAGCGTCTCGAAACCGGCCTTGACCAGCGCGCTGACGCCGCCGCAGAGCACGGTCTGCTCGCCGAACAGATCGGTCTCGGTCTCCTCGGCGAACGTGGTCTCGATGACACCGGCGCGGGTCAGGCCGAGCGCCTTGGCGTAGGAAAGGGCGTGCTCCTTCGCATGGCCGGTAGCGTCCTGCTCGACCGCGATGAGGGCCGGCGTGCCGCCGCCTTCGAGGAAGACCTCGCGGACCCGATGACCAGGGGCCTTCGGCGCGATCAGGGTGACGTCGACGTCGGCCGGCGGCTGGATGGTCTTGAAGCGGATGTTGAACCCGTGGGCGAACATCAGCATCTTGCCGGCGCCGAGGTGCGGCGCGATCTGCGCGGCGTAGATCCCGGCCTGCGTCGTGTCGGGAGTCAGGATCATGACGACGTCGGCCCAGGCCGCGGCATCGCCGCCGGCCACGACCGTCAGGCCCTCGGCCTCCGCCTTCGCCTTCGAGCGGCTGCCGGCATGCAGGGCCACCCGCACCTCGACGCCGCTGTCCTTCAGGTTCAGCGCATGGGCGTGCCCCTGCGAACCGTAGCCGAAGATCGCGACCTTCCGGCCCTGGATGTGCGAGAGGTCCGCGGAGTCGTCGTAGTAGATCGTTGCCATCTGCTCAAATCCTCGCGATGTTGCTGGTGAATCGGCGGGTGCCGGCCCGGCGTCGTCGGCGCCGTCTCCGCGGCACGGATGCCGAGCCGGCGTCATCGGCCCGGCGCGCCCTCGCCGCGCAGACTCTCGGCTGACGATCAGCCGCCGCCCGCCCGGGACCGGGGTCCCCTGTCGGGAAACCGGTGCATGCGAGTCGAACGCGAAACGCGACAGTCTACACCGAGTACGACACGTTCGGGTCGTCCGCGTCGGCTGCGTCGGCCGCCGTGGTCGGAGAGAACGGTTCCTGCCGCTCCTCCGGATCGATCATCACGCTGCGGGCGCCGCGCGTCATGCCGACGCGGCCCGTCCGGACCAGCTCGATGATGCCGTAGGGGCGGAGCACTTCGAGCAGGCCGTCGATCTTGTCCTCGGTGCCGGTCGTCTCGATGACCACCGAGTCGGGCGCCACGTCGACCACCCGCGCCCGGAAGACGTCGACGAGCTGCATGACGTGGGTCCGCGTGTCGGCGTTCGCCCCGACCTTGATCATCGCCAGCTCGCGGAAAATCGTGGGGCCGGTGGTGATGTCGTGAACCCGCAGCACGTTGACCAGCTTGTAGAGATTGGCCTCCAGCCGCCGGGCGCCGATGGCGTCGGTACGGACCACGATGGTCATGCGCGAGGCGCCCGGGATCTCGGCGTGGCCGACGGTCAGCGACTCGATGTTGAAGGCGCGCCGGCGAAACAGCGACGCGACCCGGTTGAGCACGCCCGGCTTGTCCTCCACGTAGACCACGAAGGTGTGCCGCTTGCTACTCGTCATCGGCGGTCTCCACGATCGGCGCCGGGCTCGGGCGCCGGATCATGTTGTGCAGGTCGGCGCCGGCCGGCACCATCGGGTAGACCGTGTCCTCCTGCTCCACCTGGAAATCGATGACCACGGTCCGCTCGTCGGCCCGCGCCCGCTCCACCGTCGGCTCGACCTCACCGCGGGTCTTCACCGTCGCGCCGCCGAGGCCGAAGCACTCGGCCAGCTTCGCGAAGTCGGGGCTCAGCAGCGGCGTCGCCGCGTAGCGCCGCTCGTAGAAGAACTCCTGCCACTGGCGGACCATGCCCAGATAGCCGTTGTTGATGATCGCGACGTTGATCTTGATCTTCTCCTGCGCGATCGTCGCCAGCTCGGCCATCGTCATCTGGAACCCGCCGTCGCCGGCCACCACCCACACCTCGGCGTCGGGCCGCGCCAGCTTCGCGCCGACGGCGGCCGGCAGGGCGAAGCCCATCGTCCCGAGGCCGCCCGACGTGATCAGTGTTCGCGGGTCCCGGTGGTGGTAGTACTGCGCCTCCCACATCTGGTGCTGGCCTACGTCGGTGACGACGATGGCCCGCCCGCCGGTCATGCGCCAGATGTCGTTGATGACGTGCGCCGCGTAGAGGTGCCCGCTGTCGGGCAGGTTCTGGATGTCGCGCACCGCGACGTCGCCCTTCATGTCGTTGATCGTGGCGAGCCACGAGGCGCGGTCGCCCGCCTCGACGAGCGGGGCCAGGTCGTCCAGAACGGCCGACAGGTCGCCGGCGAGGGCCACGTCCACCTTGACGTTCTTGTTGAACTCGGCCGGATCGATGTCGATGTGGATCTTGCGCGCGTTCGGGGCGTAGGTCCGCACGTTGCCGGTGACCCGGTCGTCGAAGCGCATGCCGAGGGCCAGCAGCAGGTCCGCCTCCTGGATGGCGGCGTTGACCCACGCCTCGCCGTGCATCCCCATCATGCCCATGTTCAGCGGGTGCTCGGCCGGCACCCCGCCGATGCCGAGCAAGGTCATGGCGATCGGGATGTCGGCGCGCTCGGCCAGCTCGCGGACCTGGTTCATCGCACCCGAGAGCAGCACGCCGTGGCCGGCGAAGATGATCGGCCGCTTGGCGCTGTTCAGCAGCTCGGCGGCGCGCCGGTACTCCGCTTCCGAGGCGCGCAGGTCGGGCCGGTAGCCGGGCAGCTTGACGTCCCGCGGATGCCAGTCGCCCTCGGTCGATCCCTGCTGCGCGTCCTTGGTGATGTCGACGAGCACCGGCCCCGGCCGGCCGGAGCGGGCGACGTACATCGCCTCGTGGATCACCGGCGCGATCTCGTCGACGTGCGACACCAGGTAGTTGTGCTTGGTGATCGGCAGGGTGACGCCGGTGACGTCGGTCTCCTGGAACGCGTCCGACCCGATCAGCTTGCTGCCCACCTGACCTGTGATGCACAGCAGCGGCGACGAATCGAGCATCGCCGTCGCGATGCCGGTCACCATGTTCGTGGCGCCGGGCCCGGAGGTGGCGACCGCCACGCCCACTTCCCCGCTCGCGCGCGCGTAGCCGTCGGCCATGTGCGTGGCGCCCTGCTCGTGGCGCACCAGCACGTGGCGGATCGGGTACTCCAGCATCGCATCGTAGGCGGGCAGAATAGCCCCCCCCGGATAGCCGAAGACGGTGCTGACGCCCTCGCGCACCAGCGCTTCCCAGATGATCTGCGCGCCCGTTCTCATCGAAGCCATCGCCTGTTCCTGCTTCCTGTTCCCGATCCCTCGTCTCCAAGCGCGGGCTGCGCTCGCTTCCGCCGCCGCACGCGTCACCGACGGCCGCCCTCAGCTCGTCACCGCACCCGTCGCAGCCGACGAAACCAGCCGCGCGTACTTGGCCATCACGCCACTCTCGAAGCGCGGCTCCGGCGCCCGCCACACGGCCAGACGCGCCTGCAGCTCTTCGTCGCCCACCTCGAGCTGCAACCTCCGGTTGCGCTCGTCGAACAGAATCGTGTCGCCGTCACGCACCACGGCTATCGGGCCTCCGCGCGCCGCCTCCGGAGCCACGTGCCCGGCCATCATGCCGCGGGTGGCGCCCGAGAACCGGCCGTCGGTCAGCAGGGCCACCGACTCGCCCAGCCCCGCGCCGACGATGGCGGCGGTCACCCCCAGCATCTCCCGCATGCCCGGCCCGCCGCTCGGCCCCTCGTAGCGAATCACCACGACGTCGCCGGGTCGAATCCGCCCCTGCTCGACCGCCTCGAAGGCGTCTTCCTCGCAGTCGAACACCCGAGCCGGTCCGCGATGCGTCGCCGGGTCGTGGCCCGCCACCTTCACCACGCACCCGTCCGGGGCCAGGTTCCCCTTGAGGATGACGAGGCCGCCTGTCGGTGTTATCGGCGCGGATACGGGCCGCACCACCTCCTGGCCCGCCGTTTCCGCCGCCGCATCCGCGACCTCGCCGATGGTCTGCCCCGTCACCGTGACGCAGTCGCGGTTGAGCAGGCCGGCCTCGCTCAGCCGCCTGGCCACCAGACCGATTCCGCCGGCCCGGTAGAGGTCGGTGGCGACGAAACGTCCGCCCGGCTTCAGGTCCGCCAGCAGCGGCGTGCGCTCGCTGACGCGGTCGAAGTCCTCGATCTTCAGGTCGACGCCCGCCTCGTGGGCTATCGCCAGCAGGTGCAGGACCGCGTTGGTCGAGCCGCCGGTGGACGCAACCGCGGCGATGGCGTTGTCGAGCGCCTCCCGCGTGACGATCCGCCGCGGCCGGAGATCCTCCTTCACCAGGTCCATCACGAGCGCGCCGGCGCGGCGGGACACGTCGCCCTTCTCCGCCTCCATGGCCGGCACCCCGTTCGCGCTCATCGGCGACACGCCGAGCAGCTCGCAGACCGTCGACATCGTGTTGGCGGTGAACTGCCCGCCGCAGGCCCCGGGCCCCGGACAGGCGACGTCCTCGAGCGCGCAGAGCTGCTCGTCGGTCATCTTGCCCGCCGCGTGAGTGCCGACCGCCTCGAACACGTCCTGGATCGTGACATCGCGTCCCTCCCACCGTCCCGGCGCGATCGAGCCGCCGTAGAGCACCAGACCGGGAATGTCGAGCCGCACCAGCGCCATCACCCCGCCGGGAATCGTCTTGTCGCAGCCGACCAGGATCACGATGCCGTCGAACAGGTTGCCGCGCGCGACCAGCTCGATGGAATCGGCCACCACCTCGCGGCTGACGAGCGAGGCCTTCATCCCCTCGCTGCCCATCGTGATGCCGTCGGAGATCGACACCGTGTTGAACTCCATCGGCGTCCCGCCGGCGGCCCGGATGCCCGCCTTCACCTCCTCGGCGAGATCGCGCAGGTGGTAGTTGCACGGCCCGATCTCGATCCAGGTGTTGGCGACCCCGATGATCGGCCGGGCCAGGTCGGCGTCGGTGAAACCGACCGCCTTCAGCATGGCGCGGGCCGGCGCCCGGCTCGGTCCTTCGGTAATCGCGGCGCTCTTGCGTGTGCTCATAGCAAAAAGGCCATCACCCGGTGTCGGATGATGGCCCCTCGTGGTCTCTCTGTTGATGGTGTCGGGAACATCATCCGTTAGCGGCCGGCGCAATCGCGCCGGCCACGATAACGATGACGATGGCGATGTCGAGGAACTCCCGTGTCGTGTGCATGGGTCGAAGGGCCGCCCCGGCGGCTGCACCATTCTACCGCGCCTCCAGGCCTGGCAGTCAAGTTTATGATCTTTACACTTTCATAATCCACACGCATCACCACCGCCGCCGGATCGAAGCGCTGCGCCGGGTGCGTTCGCGACGCTGGCGGACTCGGGAGTCCGCGCCGCGGATATAGTGGTGCCTGCGCTATCATCAGTCAGGCACCGAGCGCCCCGGCAGGCGCACCGAAGGAGGTAGAGAAGCATGCAAGAGCGAGCAGTACCCCACGGGGCAGAAACCGGCCTGCGCCTGCTCGCGGTGGCGGCCGTAGCCACGATGGTCGGCTGTTCCCCACCGCCCCCGAACCCGACCGCAAGCGTCAGCGACGTGCAGGTGGAGATCGCGACGAATCCGGAGACGGGCAACCCGATGGGTCGCCGGATCACCGGATCGCTCCAGCTTGCGGATCCGGGCACGCCGGCTGCCAGCGATCCGTTCCCGCGGATCCAGGCGTTGGTCTGGCGTGGCGAGACCGCCTCACGACGCACCTGCGAGCACACGTTCCCCGACGGAATCGCAACGGGCGAGACGCACGAGTTCGAGATCATCTGCAGCGCGCCCGGCAACGATCTGTCGTTCGTGGTCCGATCGGGGGGCGATCGAGACAGGACGTACCCGTGCGACGGTTGTGAACGAAGACCGATACTCTGACCTGAGCCGAACCGTCGCTCAAGTGTTTCCCGCTCGAATGATCCGCGCTTGGGGCGGTGGCGCGACCAGCTTCAGAAGCTGATCACGAGCGCGGTCCGAAGGATCGCGTCGAGGCCGGCCTTGCGGATCCGACCCGTGCCGAGGTCGAGCACGGCGCCGCCCGCCGCGGCCGTCTCGAACACTTCGTCGCCGCTGCCCGGCGTGCCGTCGGGGTCGTTCAGCATGACGTGCGCACGGATGGCGGCATCCTCCAGAGCCGGCCGATGCTCATACAGATGCTGGAGGCTGATCCGCAACGACAAGTGATCGTTCATGGCGACGCCGGCCGCGTTGGTGACGTTCAGGGAGTAGTCGGAGGCCGACAGAAGATTCACGTTCAGCGCCAGGTCGCTGTCCAACTCCAGTGCGGCGCCGAGCCGGTGATGATAGTCGCTGTCCAGACGGAAGCCTCCGAACCGGTCGTCCTTCGCGGCGTCCGGTTCGAGTTCCTCCCGCGCGGTGTAGCTGATCCCGTAGCCGGTGGAGAACGACAGGTCGTCCGTGTCGGCCCAGACGTTGCCGACGCCGCCGAAGGCGATGTAGCGGTTGCGAATGCCGGCGTCGTTGTTGCGATCCCAACTCGTGCCCGTATTCCAGAAGAACCGGTCGCTGATGTTCACCTCCAGACGTCCCTCGACGAAGTACTGCTCGACGTCCGGCGGGCCGTCCGCCCGGGCGACAGCCGTCTCGAACTCGTCCGGGAGCTCGCCGGGCACGAAGCGCAGCCCCGGCTCGACGACGAGAATCCGGTCGCCGCCCGTCCGCGCGCGAATGCCGTCCACGCGCAACCGGGCCCGCGCCGCGGTCCAGTTGCGGCGCAGGGTGTTCTTGAATCCGAACGTCTGGGTATCGGCGTTCCCACCGGCCCGGACGACACTCAGCTCCGTTGCGTTCGACCAGCCGGCGTCTTCCTCGGCCGTGTCGGGTTCCTGTGCGCCGCCGCCGGCCACCATCGTCGCCAGCCAGGCCAGCAGCAGCGGTACCGTCCGCCAATCCGTTCGCATTCGGGTCTTCCTCCACGGGGTTGCTGAAGCTGCGGAAACTGGACGCTGGCGACGGGCCAGCTCCAAGCGTCGGTGATCGTAGACCGAACGGCCGAAGGACCGGTCTGCCGACCGCACCAGACTGAAACTCGAACCGTTCCTGTCCCCTCCGGGCGCGTGCTGAGGGCTGCGAAGCGCCCTCGCAAGCTCGCGTAGAGTGGCTGCAGGCCCACGGCGGACCCGCACGGATGCCGGCTTCATCCGGCGCGCCACCAGCGGCACAGAGCGTAGAATCCGGCATGAGCGGCCACGAGTGCTACCACTGCAAGCAGTGGGTCGAAGAAGGCGAGGAGCACGACTGCTGGACGACGACCGAAGCGGCGTTGACCGCCGACCTCTCCGAGGAACTGCAGGAGGCCTGGGAACGGCTGCGCGAGACCGCAACCGAGTTCGGCGCCCAACGGATCTACGCGTCGCACAAGTCGATCATGTTCGCGAGGAGGTCCTGCTACTTCTTCGTCCGACCGAAGCGGACGTTCCTCGAGGTGTGCGTCTTCCTCTGCCGCGTCGTCGAGGCCCCGCAGGTGCGCCGTGTGGACCGGGTGTCGAAATCCAAGCTGCGGCACACGATTCCCATCCGCCACCGGGACGAGGTGGAGCCGCCCATTACCGACTGGCTGGCAGAGGCTTACGAGCTCTCCGGCGCGTAGCCGGAATTCGTCGCCAGCAGCTCCGACGCCGCCGTGCGGCGCGGCCACCCGGCGCTGGAGCGAAGCATGTCGGGCTCGGTCGCCGCCGCGGACGCGCCGGCCGCGACGTCCTCCAGCGCCCGGACCCCGATGGTCTCGGTCCATGATGCGGGGTACGACGTCAGCACGGCCCCGAAACGGCGAGCGGGACTTGCCCACGAAGTGATTGCATGCAATCATCAGGAGAATGATCGCGCAGGAAGTTCTATGGCAAGCATCACGATTCGCAACCTGTCAGCAGAATCGAAGGCGCGGCTGCGGCGATGCGCCGAACAGCGCGGTTGGAGCCTCGAAGCCCTAGTGCGCTCGATCCTCGACCAAGCCGCCGAGGAAGCTTCGTCCGCGGGCAGGTTCCCGCACGACCTCATCGCTCTGGTCGACCCCGGCGAGGACATCGAGCCATTCATCCGAGAGCACAGACAGCAGCAGGAGCCGGCAGAACTCGCGTGATCCTGGTCGACACCAACGTCCTGTCGGAACTGACAAAGTCGACGCCGGAGCCACGCGTGATCGCGTGGCTGGAAGTCAACGAGCCGGCACTCGGGCTGCCGACCATCGCCCTGGCAGAACTACGGTACGGGATCGCACGCCTGCCCGACGGCCGCCGACAATCAAGCCTGCTGCACTTCTGGCAAGCGACCTGCATGCAGTTCCGCGGCAGGGTCTTCTCATTCGACGAACGCGCCGCCGAGCGGTACGGGGACGTGGCCGCAGCCGCGGAACGCGCCGGCCGACGGCTCAACATCCAGGACGGGCAGATCGCAGCGATCGCACTGGTCCACGGAATGCGCGTCGCGACGCGCAACGTCGGCGACTTCGAGCCGACAGGGGTCGCGATCGTGAATCCGTGGGACTAGAGCGGTGCTCAACGACCGCGACTCAGGGACGGGAACGCCCGGCGGGACTGCTGTACGCTTGAGGCTGATGCAAGGTGCTACGCGGGGCAGCCCGGCGCGCCGGTCGCGCACCGTTCAAGGTGTATCGAATCCGGGATGCTATCGCGACAGGACGGCGGACGTGGCGGACGCTCCTGATCTGCACGGCCGCACGGATCCGGAGAAGACGACGATCTCTACGCCCGCCGCAACTGGAGAACACGTCGAGGCGATCGAGCGACTTCGGCGCGCCGAGGCGACATCGGACGCGATTCCGTACCGGAACGGCTGGCAGAACCGGCCGGCAGTGAAACGACGTTTCGCGTAAGCTATTGATTCTAAAGGATGCGCCCGTAGCTCAGCAGGATAGAGCATCGGTCTTCTAAACCGAGGGTCGCTGGTTCGAATCCAGCCGGGCGCGCCACCTCTCGCGGCCTGTTTCTGTAGTAAAAACGCCCTGTTTTCGCGCTTTTTTGGAGCCCGTAGCGCGATCTGCCGCAGGGTCAGAACAGGTCAGAA is from Acidobacteriota bacterium and encodes:
- the ilvC gene encoding ketol-acid reductoisomerase, producing the protein MATIYYDDSADLSHIQGRKVAIFGYGSQGHAHALNLKDSGVEVRVALHAGSRSKAKAEAEGLTVVAGGDAAAWADVVMILTPDTTQAGIYAAQIAPHLGAGKMLMFAHGFNIRFKTIQPPADVDVTLIAPKAPGHRVREVFLEGGGTPALIAVEQDATGHAKEHALSYAKALGLTRAGVIETTFAEETETDLFGEQTVLCGGVSALVKAGFETLVKAGYQPEVAYFECMHELKLIVDLFYRGGLNYMRYSVSDTAEHGDYTGGPRIVTDETRAAMQQVLQEIQDGTYARKWIDEDKAGRPWFMAQRRQEQAHRIEKVGEELRAMMPFLDAVTLKEDV
- the ilvN gene encoding acetolactate synthase small subunit — translated: MTSSKRHTFVVYVEDKPGVLNRVASLFRRRAFNIESLTVGHAEIPGASRMTIVVRTDAIGARRLEANLYKLVNVLRVHDITTGPTIFRELAMIKVGANADTRTHVMQLVDVFRARVVDVAPDSVVIETTGTEDKIDGLLEVLRPYGIIELVRTGRVGMTRGARSVMIDPEERQEPFSPTTAADAADADDPNVSYSV
- the ilvB gene encoding biosynthetic-type acetolactate synthase large subunit — its product is MASMRTGAQIIWEALVREGVSTVFGYPGGAILPAYDAMLEYPIRHVLVRHEQGATHMADGYARASGEVGVAVATSGPGATNMVTGIATAMLDSSPLLCITGQVGSKLIGSDAFQETDVTGVTLPITKHNYLVSHVDEIAPVIHEAMYVARSGRPGPVLVDITKDAQQGSTEGDWHPRDVKLPGYRPDLRASEAEYRRAAELLNSAKRPIIFAGHGVLLSGAMNQVRELAERADIPIAMTLLGIGGVPAEHPLNMGMMGMHGEAWVNAAIQEADLLLALGMRFDDRVTGNVRTYAPNARKIHIDIDPAEFNKNVKVDVALAGDLSAVLDDLAPLVEAGDRASWLATINDMKGDVAVRDIQNLPDSGHLYAAHVINDIWRMTGGRAIVVTDVGQHQMWEAQYYHHRDPRTLITSGGLGTMGFALPAAVGAKLARPDAEVWVVAGDGGFQMTMAELATIAQEKIKINVAIINNGYLGMVRQWQEFFYERRYAATPLLSPDFAKLAECFGLGGATVKTRGEVEPTVERARADERTVVIDFQVEQEDTVYPMVPAGADLHNMIRRPSPAPIVETADDE
- the ilvD gene encoding dihydroxy-acid dehydratase, whose product is MSTRKSAAITEGPSRAPARAMLKAVGFTDADLARPIIGVANTWIEIGPCNYHLRDLAEEVKAGIRAAGGTPMEFNTVSISDGITMGSEGMKASLVSREVVADSIELVARGNLFDGIVILVGCDKTIPGGVMALVRLDIPGLVLYGGSIAPGRWEGRDVTIQDVFEAVGTHAAGKMTDEQLCALEDVACPGPGACGGQFTANTMSTVCELLGVSPMSANGVPAMEAEKGDVSRRAGALVMDLVKEDLRPRRIVTREALDNAIAAVASTGGSTNAVLHLLAIAHEAGVDLKIEDFDRVSERTPLLADLKPGGRFVATDLYRAGGIGLVARRLSEAGLLNRDCVTVTGQTIGEVADAAAETAGQEVVRPVSAPITPTGGLVILKGNLAPDGCVVKVAGHDPATHRGPARVFDCEEDAFEAVEQGRIRPGDVVVIRYEGPSGGPGMREMLGVTAAIVGAGLGESVALLTDGRFSGATRGMMAGHVAPEAARGGPIAVVRDGDTILFDERNRRLQLEVGDEELQARLAVWRAPEPRFESGVMAKYARLVSSAATGAVTS
- a CDS encoding DUF481 domain-containing protein, whose product is MKPASVRVRRGPAATLRELARALRSPQHAPGGDRNGSSFSLVRSADRSFGRSVYDHRRLELARRQRPVSAASATPWRKTRMRTDWRTVPLLLAWLATMVAGGGAQEPDTAEEDAGWSNATELSVVRAGGNADTQTFGFKNTLRRNWTAARARLRVDGIRARTGGDRILVVEPGLRFVPGELPDEFETAVARADGPPDVEQYFVEGRLEVNISDRFFWNTGTSWDRNNDAGIRNRYIAFGGVGNVWADTDDLSFSTGYGISYTAREELEPDAAKDDRFGGFRLDSDYHHRLGAALELDSDLALNVNLLSASDYSLNVTNAAGVAMNDHLSLRISLQHLYEHRPALEDAAIRAHVMLNDPDGTPGSGDEVFETAAAGGAVLDLGTGRIRKAGLDAILRTALVISF
- a CDS encoding type II toxin-antitoxin system VapC family toxin, translated to MRRTARLEPRSPSALDPRPSRRGSFVRGQVPARPHRSGRPRRGHRAIHPRAQTAAGAGRTRVILVDTNVLSELTKSTPEPRVIAWLEVNEPALGLPTIALAELRYGIARLPDGRRQSSLLHFWQATCMQFRGRVFSFDERAAERYGDVAAAAERAGRRLNIQDGQIAAIALVHGMRVATRNVGDFEPTGVAIVNPWD